One genomic segment of Belonocnema kinseyi isolate 2016_QV_RU_SX_M_011 chromosome 2, B_treatae_v1, whole genome shotgun sequence includes these proteins:
- the LOC117182694 gene encoding uncharacterized protein LOC117182694 — protein sequence MVTLNSVVHMSILKSIFYLSLVNAVFSNAYENALQPLKDYDPDIEPYDDSGQTEKPIFDYRKNGFRVDVRIVPAVNNTIVEESGNDRFPEFPLREISRCIFDLSLTCVQKRVARFLEVVTDLKEITLLGQAIKLVKTKVANPVASDRNLIVDGLKEKIDRSIDDFFDTFVLRITLPKWNGKNNQINLMFDDAAVAEGRGKKGGGGGKGGGKCKKMMMMMMMMLKMKMMGMIGMMAMKGMLMSGASLMMSKAMLIQKLMSLKGGGGGGGSGGGGGYGGGGGGGGQLKEIVLLTKSGGGGGGGGGGGCGGGGGGGGCPAAPMDSYGAPPPSSYGAPAGGGGYDSGGGGGGGGGWGRSFNNLPIAMNHYNSNNFQETNPVPLIGEAISTQDYNLNSNVTRNEWYHKSNSSTPMIKNVTSENNYLQTNSSKQNSTLSNHRETYNDHTQNSTLNFKNLQPIYMRDWKNYDSSKIRSILHPNFLTTRKVQGNT from the exons ATGGTGACTTTAAATTCGGTAGTACACATGTCAatcctaaaatcaattttttatttgtcgcTGGTGAACGCGGTGTTCTCCAACGCTTACGAAAATGCGCTTCAACCCCTGAAAGACTACGACCCAGACATCGAGCCTTATGATGATTCCGGTCAAACCGAAAAACCAATTTTCGATTATCGCAAAAATGGCTTCAGAGTTGATGTCAGAATCGTTCCAGCAGTGAATAATACTATTGTCGAAGAAAGTGGGAATGATCGCTTTCCCGAATTTCCTCTAAGGGAAATTAGTCGTTGTATATTTGACCTATCCCTCACGTGTGTTCAAAAAAGAGTGGCTAGATTTCTCGAGGTCGTtacagatttaaaagaaattacacTTTTGGGACAAGCTATCAAATTAGTGAAGACCAAAGTGGCCAATCCAGTGGCAAGTGATCGGAATTTAATTGTTGACGGATTAAAGGAGAAAATTGATCGGAGTATTGACGATTTTTTTGATACTTTTGTGCTTAGGATCACATTGCCTAAATGGAATGGAAAGAATAATCAGATTAATCTCATGTTCGATGATGCGGCTGTAGCTGAAG gaCGTGGTAAGAAAGGCGGCGGAGGTGGAAAAGGTGGGGGAAAGTGCAaaaaaatgatgatgatgatgatgatgatgctcAAGATGAAAATGATGG GAATGATAGGAATGATGGCAATGAAGGGAATGCTGATGTCTGGCGCTTCACTTATGATGTCTAAGGCTATGCTAATACAGAAATTAATGAGTTTGAAGGGCGGTGGTGGAGGAGGTGGATCTGGAGGCGGAGGCGGATATGGCGGCGGTGGTGGAGGTGGCG GCCAATTGAAGGAAATAGTTCTGTTAACGAAATCTGGAGGTGGCGGAGGTGGCGGAGGTGGTGGTGGCTGTGGAGGTGGAGGAGGTGGAGGCGGATGTCCAGCAGCCCCAATGGACAGTTATGGAGCACCACCGCCAAGCAGCTACGGTGCACCTGCTGGTGGTGGAGGATATGACtctggtggtggtggtggtggcgGCGGAGGATGGGGTCGAAGTTTTAATAACCTTCCCATAGCCATGAACCACTATAATtcgaacaattttcaagaaacaaatccCGTACCCTTAATTGGAGAAGCAATTTCTACTCaggattataatttaaattcaaatgtaaCCCGAAACGAATGGTATCACAAATCAAATTCTAGCACGcctatgattaaaaatgtaacgtcAGAAAATAACTATCTACAGACAAACAGCAGCAAACAAAATTCGACTCTATCAAATCATCGCGAAACTTATAATGATCATACTCAAAATAgtactttgaatttcaaaaatttgcaaccgATTTATATGAGGGACTGGAAGAATTATGATTCTTCTAAAATTCGCAGTATTTTGCATCCGAATTTTCTGACTACTCGTAAAGTACAAGGAAACacttaa